The Micrococcales bacterium region AACAGCAGGCTCTTCGCGGGGATCGTGGTGGCCTTGCGGATCAGGGCGGCCAGGATGGCGTTGTCGCCGGCTTTGGCCAGGAAGGCCTCGATGACCTCATCGCGGGTAATGCCTGAACCCTCGACTTCTCCGAGCAGGTGGGCCAGCATCTTGAGCATGTGGGACTTGCCGGAGCCGAAGAACCCTGAGACCCATGCTCCGTTGGCTGTGTTGGTCGGGCTGGTGTAGGCCTCCAGGAGCGCTTCAAGGCCTTTGGAGGCTTCATTGGTGAGGACATACTCGTCGACCTCCACGCCGATGTGGGAGTCGTCGTCTGCCTTGATGACGCCCTCGATGGTCCGGGTGATGTCTTTGGCGAAGATCTCGTTGAGTTGCATGGTGTCTCCCCGTTTCAGACGGCGTAGTCATAGATGTTGAAGGCCCGGTAGTACTGGTCGTCGTGCAGGCGTCCGAACAGTTCCAGAGATGAGCCCAGGGTGACGGATTGCCGGTACTCGCCGGGGAAGAACATGACCAGCGGGGTGTCCTTGGCCACGGTCTGCAGGTTGTTCAAGACGGTGTGCGAGCGGATGTAGGGGAAGACTTCGCCGACTCCGGTGATGAACACCATGTCGTGCGTCTCAGCCGCGATGCGCGCCTTGATCTCCGGCGCCAGCTTGGTTTGGGGATCCAGAAGGCTTTGCAGCATCTCCAGCAGATCCTTCTTGTCCTGCGCCGGTTCCACGGCGATGATCCGGTCCCACACGCCGCGCTGTTTCAGTAGATCCACCACCAGGTCGTACAAGTCGACGTGCAGGACGGTGACTCCCCGCCTTTTCAGGTTGTTCATCAGACGGTGGCGCACGTGCTCCATCGCTACCGACTCGGCCGGGTAAAAGGGACAGATGAAGAAGGGCACCTCGTTTCCGAGGCCCTGCATCTTCCGAAAGCGGTCGCTGGACAGTACCTGCAGGAGGTGTTCTTCGCGCTGGGCCAGTGGAGCGGTGTGGAGTTGACCGGTCATCGCAGGGCCCTTGATATCTGGTCATCAGTCATGGGGAACACCTCGAGGCCTTCGCGACCATGGGGTCGCAGTACGTCGGTGAGTTGAGCGCTGAGGAGAGCCGGGATGATTCCGCCCGCGGGCGACATGAGATCGGCTTCGCGCATCATGCGGAAAAGGTTCTGTCGCAGTTTCCGACGCGTGCTGTCGGTCAGGTCCGCGATCTCCGGCGACCACGCTGCTTTCCCCACGAGGAACGTGTCGAAGTGGCTCAACTCGATTGTCGGGGTCATTCCCACGAACCGATCGCGCAGCACCTCGGTTGCGAACTCGTGAATCAGTCGGTATTGGCGGGTGACCGCGACCCACATGATCGCGTTACGGTCCGCCGCTGATCCGTGCTCCACGATGCCGAGCTCCTCACCGTTCAGGGTCTGAAGTCGATCGACTATCTCCCTGCTCACCCGGGTAACCGCGGCGGCGGTTCGAATGCCCAGCGGATTGCTGTCTCTGAGTTGGGCGCGAGTTTGCAGCCAGTCTCTAGTCTGCCTGTGGATTGGAGCCGTGATACGCGCCTCGGTCGCCAGCAGGCCACCAGTGGTGAAGGACAGTTTGTAGCGCGTCACCCCGTTCTCATTCCTTCTCTGCGGACCCCACGCCCCGATCTCGACTCCACTGAGCGTAGAGCGACGGTCCGACACCATGCGCGGGAACGCCGACACCAAAAGTGACGATCCGGTCCACGTGGTGTTCATAGTTGTCCGTAGGCGGGGTTCGCGGCCACGGCCGATCTCAGATGATCCGGTCGGGTGGCTATGTAGCGTTGGGTGGTTTGTAGTGAGGCATGCCCGAGGAGTCCCATGACCTCGACGGCGGAGACGCCGTTCTCGACCAGGCGGGTGGCGAAGGTGTGCCGCAGGGCGTGAATCAGGGCACCAGGAGGTCGGTGGCTGTTGATGCCGGCCGTCGAGTAGGCCTTGCGCACGAAGTATTCCAGCTGCCCGACGGTCAACGGTTCGCCGTGGCCGTCTGCCCAGAGCGGGGTGTTGGGCGGCGACTGGACCCAGGGGTCATCTGTGGGGAGGATGGTTACCGCCGGGAGCACGAATCGTGGCCACCGGTCGGTCAGGTAGGCGGTCAGGACCGTCTCAAGGCGAGGGTCGATCGGGATCGCTCGGTACTTGTCGCCCTTGCCGTGGCGGACCGCGATCTGCCGCTGGCCGGGCAGACCTTCCACATCTCCCACGCTCAGCTCGAGCAGCTCAGAAGCCCGAAGTCCGGTGACTGCCAGGGTGGTGATGATGGCGTAGTCCCGGATCGGCCACGGCCGTCGGGCCGGGACCTTTCCGTCCTTGAGGACCTGCAGCAGCCAGTTCATGTCGTCCTCGGTGAACGCGTGCGGCGCTGAGCGAGCGACGCACCGTGTGCGGCGACGGTTTCCCGGCCCGCAGGGCGACCAGGAAGTCGTCGAACGCCGCGGTCAGGGGCAGCGGGGAAGCGGTCGCTGGCACGCTCGGACACTACCGAAGTTTTCCATGATGTCAGGAGTTATCATTTACTGATAAGGTTACCCGGTAACGCTTCGGAGTCTCACCCCGACCCTTGCGGGGTCCGGTTGTCACGCGGGGCGGTCGACTCCACGACGTGAAACTGCCCGCCACCACTCCTTACAACCAACCGCGAGCCGTGGAATGCGGATGAGACCGCCGCCGGCGGGATCGTCGAACAGCCCCACCCCGACGACTACATCGACTGTCACGGCGACCCGTTCCCGGACGGACCGCGCGACCCCGCAGCGGCCTGCATGTGTCTACAAGTAACCCACCACGGCGAGGCCCTTCTGCCTTTGACAGGCACCCGTGCTCGCGCTAGCCCACTGTTCCTTGTTGGCGCTACCACCCGGGGGGACCGCGCATGCCCACCACTAGAGCAAGGCGCAACTTGATGTGCGCCACAGGCTGGGCGTCGCCCGGCCCCTCTTCGGTTCACCACACCAGCTCAAGTCCCCGACGTCCACCGGGACGGCGGACCCGATGTCCGGGGTGTGGCGCAGTCGCCGTTTCGTGAGCATCGTCACTGTTCTTGCCCTGACGTTGGGGGTGTCCGCTTTGGGTGTTGTCGACGGCGGTGCCCCCCCTGCGGCGGCGGCGGCGGCGGGTGATGGGTATCGGATCGTTGACGGGCAGATCCAAGTTGTCAACAACTCTTCCGAAATTTTCGGGCCTTTCCTCTATGACGGCGGATGGGATCAATCGGGCGGGAGAGTGGACTTGTCGTCGACGGCAGTTTTCTCTGTGCATTCTCCGGGAGAGCTCGTCGTCGGTGGGGATGAGCAGGAGCTCCGGGCGCCGCTGCGTATCGACAAGTGGGACTACGAACGAACCGAAGTTCAGAACTACTCCTCGACGCCGTGCGGATCTGGGGTGAATCAGACCTATCGGGACTCGGATGTGCAGTATCCAGTCAACGACCCGTCCGCCTACCAGATTTCTGTCGCGCTGACCCCCGGGGACCCCTCGGAGAATTTCACAGTGGCGTTGACTCCAGAGCGCTCCGGCGGTGAGCCTCGCTTCGGCTGGTTGCCTCTCGGCCTGACCGTGAGCGATACGAGCAACTATCCGACATTCCGGAGGCAGTTGTCCTACAGCAACACCATTGTCAGCGGCTGCCCTGACGGTGAGACGCGTTTGGCTATGATCAATGGGGCCGGTTCGTACGCGTTGACCGGTCCAGACGACAGCACGGGAGTGCGAAAGTCGATCGCTGGGTCGCCACCCACCTACTCCGAACCGCGATGCGACGGATCTGGTTCCTGTCGGGTGCGGGTGGAGGGGTCGAGTACGACCACATACTCGGGCCCGGTGCAGGGCTCGACGGTAACGACCTGGTGGGTGGAGGTGGAATTGCCAGCCACCGGCACTGATTGCGAGTCCACGACGAAGAAGAAGACCGTGGCGTTCAAGGCTAAAACGGCGGTACGTGCGAAGCCCGACGCCCAACTCGGCACGTTCAAAGTGAAGGTGCGGTGGTGCAAGGACGCCACTGGAGGTGGCAGATTACCTCGGCGAAACCATCGGGCAAGGTCGACGACGGGCGCCTGGGGTTGGCAGGCATCTTCTGGTCATTCTTTGGGTTCCAACGCCACTACAACGATGATCGTGAGGAGGTGGAACCGGCACCGCCATCCCCGTACGTCGTCGCGTCCGGGTCGTTCAGTATGTGTTTCGACATCATCCGGTTGCTGGACAAGGTCAAGGCCCGCAAGGGGTTGTTGAAGGTGTTCGAGAAAGCGTTGGAGAGCAACCTGGCCGTGGTGTTCCGGAAGTTCAAGGTCAAGAGGTTGAACGCGGACATGATCAGGAAAGCGCAGCGGGCGGTGGATTCCGCCAGTGGGAAGTCCCAGGACGTATACGAGAAAGCCGTGGACAAGATCGACAAAGTGCTCCGCAGACTGGCCCGTAGTAAGGGCCACGACGATGACATCCCCGACCGCGTCGAGGACGTGTTCGAGAACATGATTCCCGACCTGTGGAAGGAATGGGACCGTCAGGTGGGTGAGACGCTGGCGTCCTCGGTCGGGTTGGACTCCCAGGGCCTCGCCCGCAAGATCGTGAAGTCGCTAGACGACGCCATCAACCGGGTCACACGCTACTGCGACGCGGGTGTCACCGTGGGCGGCACGACCTACCGTCCGCTCGAGTTGTGGGCGCCGGAAGTGACCCTCAGCGCCAAGAAGAATGGGGTCCTCGGCTACAGCATCGGCGGCGCGAGGAGCCCGTGGATCAACAAGGTTGATGACATCACGAAAGGTGCCCGCAAGAACAAGTGACCTGAGCGGATCGTCACCGCTCAGGGGAGGGACATAGGCTGCTCGAACCGGGACGGGGTGTTGGCGTCATGTTATACCTCGGGAGAGTGTCCCTATGGTTTGTTAAGCCGCGGCGGGGTGTTTGGGCTGGTAGTAGGTGCCGTCGCGCAGCATGGCTAGATGACGTCGAGGCGGCGTCGGGCGAGAAGATTAGGGCGGCGTTGTGTTTCTTGGCCTGGTCGATTTGCGGTCGTAGTAGGCCCGCGACTCGGGGTCGGTCCTGTAGCGCGGCGAACGCGGACTGGAACAAGGCGTTCTCGAGGCGTTTGTTCCCGGACCGGTTGGGGTGTTCCCCCTTGATCGAGCTCCCGGAGCGGCGGTGACCGGGGCCAGTCCGGCGTAGGAGGCCAGGTGTACACGGTGCGGAGGGAGATCACCGCCACTCGATCAACACCGGAACGCATCGGATGGGGGACGCGACTCATGCGAAAAGACGACCTCACTGTGATCGTCGCGAAACCTGGCGAACTTATTTCAGTGCCCCCACAAACGACCGTTTTCGGGCGAGGCTGCCAGCCCACATCTGCGCGTCAGCCGAGCCACCATCTATTGCCACATCCATGTGGCGAACGCGTTCACCACACATGCCGGGCGGTCGAGGACGTGATCGCGCGTAAGAAGCGGGCCACGCCTCAGGTGGCGCCGAAGGTGACCGGCGCGACGTGGAGGCGCGTGTCATCGCGTTGGCGTGCAGGTAGCCGCCGGCGGGACGTCAGCGGTGGACGCTGCAGTTGCTGGAGAGACAGGTGGCCGTGACCGAGGGATGCCGCCCATGGACCACGCCACGATGGGCGGGTCCTGAAAGGGGGCGCATAAGCCTCACTTGAAGGCGTGCTGGACGATCCCACCCCAGCAGAATACGGCCTTCGTGGCGGCGCTGGACTGGAGGTTCACCACCGCCACGCCCGCATCAGACTTCGGCACCTATTCCCAGTACCTTAAAGGCGACCGCGTACTACTGCCGGGTGAAGGAGATGGACTGACCCGCCGAGTCCGGGCTCTCCGGGAAGATGCACCTGTCACCGCCGCATGCCTTCGCCTCGAGGTCGAAGTCGCCGGTGGTGCCCGGCTCGAAGGTCCGTCCGTGGGCGGAGAGGCAGTCGGTGAGGTCGACCGTGAAGCTGAGCAGGTTCGCCGGGTTGGCCGGCTGATCGTCAGCCTGGTCGGTGTAGCGTGCTCCGGTCCGGGAGAAGGCGGAGTCTGCCTCCACCAGGGATGGACCCGGGTTCGAGAACGAGGACCTCGGGCATTCCTGTCCGGTGCTGTAGATCCCGACCCCGTAGGAGAGATGACCCATGTCGATCCACGGCGCCGTCTCGGGCGGGATCGCTGCGCGCTGCGGTCGCCAGAACGTCAGGGTCACCACAACGTGACCGTTCGAGTCGGCCGCGACCGGGAACCCGTTCTGCAGCGAGCCCGGCTCACCGTACGCGACAGGGTACTGGACTGCCACCGGTCCGCCGTGCCCGTCGTCGTAGGAGACGAGCGCCGGCACGGTGGCGAACATGTACTGCAGCGTGCCGGTGAGTTGGCTCTGGACGCCGTTGTCGGTGATGCGCTCGACCAGGACGTCGCCGGTGCCGATCTGCGAGGCCGTGGCCCGGGTGATGAGCGCCAGAGCGTCACCGACGGCGCCCGTGGGGTTCGGGGTGAGATTGCCCATGCCGTTGCCGTCCGGGTCGAAGGCATCGGGGAAGGGTGGGAGATTCCTGTAGCCGACCTCGGCGTACCCGGTTCCCCCGTGTGAGCAGTAGACGAGCCCCTCGGTACGCGGCGTCGCTTGGTTGGCGCCGCCGCAATCCAGTTCGACGAAGTCGCCCGGCGCGATCTCGATCATGAGTTGTTGCCCCCACAACCCATCAGCCGCACCAATCGCGTCGACCAGTGCGGGCGAGTTGGCGTTCCCCGTCCGCCAAAGGGGAGCACCCAGCAGCGATTTCACGTGGATCGAATCAGGCTGGACCGTCTCCTCCGTGAGCGCGGCCTGCGCGGTGCGCGCGGCCTTCGAGCGATCGACGTTGTCGATGACCAGGTCGCCGTCGTCGTCGATGTCGATCACATCGGGCACCCCGTCGGCATCCCGGTCACCGGCCGGTGGGTTCTTCGGGGGCTTGGAGCGCACCCGGCCGAAGCGCCCGGCGCCGATCGGCACCCCGTGGCGGGCACGCGCCCAGCGCGAGGTGTCGACGGCGGCGCGTGGCAGGCGACGTGCGACCTTCGCATACGCCGGGTGGACCACGACCTTGCCCAGATACGTGCCAGCCCGCACACCGACCACAGCCCGGCCGCCCTTGCGACCGACCACCACCGGGCCGGCATACTTGCCGCTCGGGGCCCGCAACTGCAGGCTCACCCGCGCGGCCGGGGCCACGACCCGGAACGCCCCCTTGCGTGCCCGCACCACCCGCGCCTTACCGTTCGGTGCCAGCGCGATCACGGTGTAGCCGGGCTTGTCCAGCCGCCCCGAGATCCGCTTGTGGGCCTGCTTGCCGGCCGCCACCGCCGTCGTGGCACTGGTCAGCGGCTGGCTCTGCACAGATGTCACAGCGTTACCGGCGCCAGCCGGTAACGCTGCCACAACAGCCATCGCCACGACGACCCCACAGGCGGCCGCGAAGCCACTGTGCCGGCGTGAATGGACCCTGATCCTCATAGCCCCGCCCCTCTACTAGGGCGAACGCGACACATCACGTCCGCAGGCGCGGCAACGAGTACGTCGGGGGATCTGCGAAGCGGCGCACGCATTCACATCACGCCCTCCAACACCAGTATGACACTGAATCGTGGCGTGACACGTGCCGCAGGCTCCTTGCGCCTGGGACTCGCCGCGGATCTGCACGGCGAGCAGATCCAGTTTTCTGCTGGGTACGGATATGCGTTCCACAGATACTCCAATGGTGGTCCTCCCTGCCGGCGCTGGCGCATGACCAGGAGTTGTCACCGTCAGCAAGGACTGCCAGCAGGTCGCACAGCACCTCCCCGTCGATCAGGTCGTGCGAAGCTGACCAAGGTGGTCTCGTCGGGCGCCGCCGGCGGGACGTCAGCGGCGGATGTTCGTGTCGGTCAGTTCGCGGAACCACCGCTCGACCAGGTTCAGCCAGCTCGAGGACGTCGGGGAGAAGTGCAGGTGGAACCGGGGGTGTTTGGCCAGCCAGGCGACGGTGTTGGGGTGCTTGCGCGTCTGATAGGTGTCCAGGATCAGGTGCACCTGCAAGCCCGGGGGACGGCCCGGTCGATCGTGCGCAGGAACACCAGGAACCCTCGTGCTTGTGCTTGGGCAGGCATTGGCCGCACACCTTGCCGGTGGCCACGTTCCAGCGCGGCGAGCAAGGTGGTGGTTCGGGGGGACGCGGGGAGTACGCTTGAACTGAGGCGGTTGTCGCCTTCGGTGGCCGCCGCGATGACAGGGGGGTCATCATGATCCGGTTCACTGCTTTCATCACCTGCTGCGCAGCGTTCGCGCTGGCGGTTCCGGCCGCGGTATCCGTGGCGGCTCCCGTCGCACCGTCGCAGTCCATGCGACCCCCGAGTGCCACCACGAGCGTTCTCGCCGCCCGCGCCAAAGTCTCGGCCAGTCTGTCCGAGACGAGTTTCCGGGCGTCCCGGGCTGGCTCGGTGAAGCTCACATACAGCTTCTCCAAGCGCAGCAAGCACTTCCGCTACCGGCTGAGCGTCAAGAACGGCGCCACGTGGCAGACGGTCAACAGGGTCAAAAAGACGGGGCGTTTCAAGGGCACCCACACTCTGAAGGTCAAGAAGCTCTTCGCGGGAGAGCCCGTCAAGGTCGGCAGTTACTGGCTCAAGCTCACCGCCGACGCAGGCAGTACAACCCTCGCCTTCACAGTGACCAGCGAGCCCCCCGTGACGCCACCGGTGGTCAAGCCGCAAGCTGGTTCTTGGCACTCCACGAGCCCGGCCCCACGGGTGGGGAGTTTTCTCCAGGGTCTGGGTTTCTACGTGTCATCCGATCAGTCCGTCACCGGATTGGGCTTTGGGTACTATTTCACCGGCTGCCCATTGAACACGAATGCAACCGGCCGCAGTGATATGACCTCGGGCTACTCGACACCGATCACCAACGGACAGTTCGCCATGAACCCCACGGGATCTTGGAGCGGGCCGGTTTCCGGCTCCTTGCAAGGCACGTTCGACTCCCCGACCAGCGCGCACGGCACCGGCATGATGTCGGGCATCCTGTGGTGCCAGGGTCCTGCCGGCTACAACTACACCGTGAATGCAAGCACCGGGACCTTCTCCTGGACGGCCACCAAGCAATAGGCCGGGTAACCCAGTGGCAACCCATACTGAGGGGCAAGGGTAGGTCCCCCAGACCCTGCCCCTCGGTGGTCATTGGGATGACCCCCGGTGTAGCAACTCCTCGTGCCTGTGCTTGGGCAGGCACTGGCCGAACACCTTGCCGGTGGCCATGTCCAGCGCGGCGAACAAGGTGGTGGTGGCATTGCGCTTGTAGTCGTGGGTCATCGTGCCGGCCCGTTCACCCGAAACACATCGTTCCACGAGGCGAGATTTACCCGGAACGCCTGGTTCCAGGGGCGACGTTCACCTGGAACGCAGGGTTCGACAAGGCGACGTTCACCGGAGGCGCAGAATTCGACAAGGCAAGGTTGATCCGGTACCGGGGACGGCATGACAAGGACCTGGCGGGGCCCCCTCAGTGAGCGAACCGTTTGCGGGGGCGCTTCTCGGGTCGGAGTCGGCCTCGGGTTCGGGGCCTGGCGACGGGGCCCTGACCGGGATTAGGCGCCTTCCCAGAAACGACCGATTCCGGACGCTCGCCCGGGGGATTTTCGCCCATTGTCGAGTGCCTTCAGGGGCGTAGTGTGGACATGGGTGGTGGGTTACCCGGAAGAGGTGGGGACGATGAAGATCAGTTACGGGGCAGTGGTGCCCCTTCCGCCGGATGAGGCGTTCGCATTCGTGTCTGACCCCGAGAAGTGGCCGACGTTCTTCGAGTCCATGCGGTCCGTCGAGAAGGGCGATGACTGGGGTGCGGTGGGCGGGCATGCCCGCATGACGAACGTTCTCCTGGGCCGGTCGATCGAGTCAGAACTCGAGTTGACGGCGTGGGACCCGCCGCGCGAGTACCGCTACACGGCCCGCCAGCCCGGGCCCGGAGCTGCACTACCGAAGGGTGTTCGAGCCGGTACCAGGGGAACCCAGCTGAGCGGAACGACAGAGGCTGCGCTTCGTCGAGGGCTGTCCGGCCTGATCGACCGGGTGTGGGCCAGGGCGTTGCAGGGGATGTTCGCGAAGGCGATGCGGCGATTGCCCGAGGCCGTGCGCAAGACCTCGGGCGCGACCGGCGCCTAGCGGCTGACGGCCTCGCTGAGCGGCAGCTATGCGCCAAGTGATGGCTGGCGATAGCCACTGCGGCGATACGCGAAGACGTGACGTTCACCAGCGGTGTGGATGTCTCGCCGCGTGAAGGACCTCCCCGAGCAGGGCGGGCGGTCGTGGTACCCCTTATGACGCTGCCTCTAGGGCGGCGGCCACCGCCTCGGCCGGGGTTCCCCGGAACGCTGGCCCTGACCCGGCACCACAACATCGGCGCTGAGCCCGGCCAGCACGCGAAGCGAGTCGCGGGCCTGGGCGTTGTCATGGTTGAAGAATCCGGGCAGCAACTGCGGCCCGGGGGCGTGGACCAGGGCATGTTCGGTCATCAGCGCATCACCGGCCAACAGGGTTCCCCGCGCCGGCAGGTGCATGGCGCAATGCCCCGAGGTGTGTCCCGGGGTGTGTACGGGGAGCGGTCGACCTGGAATGTCGAGCGGTCCCGCTCCGAATATGTCGACATCGCCGAGCCGCTCGACCTTGGTTCCCTTGAGTCGCATCACGTCCATCATCCACACGAACACATCCGGGCGCCACAGCATCTTCAGCAGGGTCGGCACCGATACCTGCTCGATGCGAGTACCCGTGGCGTTCGGCACCTCCAACTCGTGACAAAGCACCGGCTTACCCACGGTGGTCCGGAAGTACTCGGCGCTGCCCAGATGGTCGGGATGCGCGTGTGTGAGGACCACCGCAGCCACATCGGCCGGAGAACGCCCGATCCGCTCCAGGGACGCGATGACCCGATCGCGGTCACCGGGATACCCCGTGTCGACCAGCGTCACCTCATCCCCATCGACCACCAGCACCCAGCAGACATGCTTGGCCCGTGCCTGCCACACACCTGTCGCGACCTCAACAACCTCGACGTCCATTGGTGTACCCCCTTCGTCCCGTTGCCCACGGGAGCCGGGCCAACGAGGCCCGCCGCCAGCGGTGAGACTTGACGTTGGCAAGGTATCACCACAACTTCCGCGATCGCTGATTTCAACCGCGCCTCCGGTTACGGCCACGCTTGGCCACGGGTCGCGACAGGCATGCGGGGGCCTCTCCGAGCATCGCCGCAGCGATGCACCGCATCAGCCGGCTCCATACCCCGTCACATCATGTAGATGACCGTGTCCTCGACACTTGCCTCGACGAACAACTCCTCGGACTTGGCCATGATGGCGAGGTAGCCGGGGTCGGTGAGGGTCTTGACCACGGCGGCGTCAAAGCCGGCCATGTCCGCGAAATCGGAGAACCAGTGCATCGTGCCGTAGGTGCCGCCGACCTGCATGCCCCACGTCGTGGAAGCCCAGACTCTCCGTGGAGTACTTGCAGATCTCAGCAGCGAAAGCTGCAGCTTCCTGGCCCTTGCCCCGGGCCACAAGCGCAGTCCTGTGGAAACGGATCGCCATGACATCCTCCTGTCGGATCACGCCGACGGGAGATTATCCCCGTCCTCAGAGTACCGCCAGCGACCGGCTGGCGACAAGCCGAAAGGGCCCCCGGGGCTCAGGCGCACGATCCCTACGGTCCCGTTGGACCCGGTCACGGCGACGATCAGACCGATCCTCCGCACTTCGGCACCCAGGTCACCCGGCCAGCGCGGCGGCAAGCGGCCTCGGGGATAGACCATGAGTGACCGCAGACTCCCACCACCTGACCGCACACCCTGACCGTTGGATGTGAACCCGCGCTCAGGCCACCCGGCACCAAGCCACGAGAGGAAGCAGGGCGACACGCGGCGAAAGGACTCACTTGGTGTCGAGGTTGGTGGTCTTTGGAAGGTTGGGTGCAGGCACCCCGTTCAAGTGACGCCAGTGGAGTCCGGTTCGAGGATGGCAGCCCGAGCGCTGGTCCCGGGCCAGCC contains the following coding sequences:
- a CDS encoding site-specific integrase; amino-acid sequence: MNWLLQVLKDGKVPARRPWPIRDYAIITTLAVTGLRASELLELSVGDVEGLPGQRQIAVRHGKGDKYRAIPIDPRLETVLTAYLTDRWPRFVLPAVTILPTDDPWVQSPPNTPLWADGHGEPLTVGQLEYFVRKAYSTAGINSHRPPGALIHALRHTFATRLVENGVSAVEVMGLLGHASLQTTQRYIATRPDHLRSAVAANPAYGQL
- a CDS encoding DUF1819 family protein, with the translated sequence MTRYKLSFTTGGLLATEARITAPIHRQTRDWLQTRAQLRDSNPLGIRTAAAVTRVSREIVDRLQTLNGEELGIVEHGSAADRNAIMWVAVTRQYRLIHEFATEVLRDRFVGMTPTIELSHFDTFLVGKAAWSPEIADLTDSTRRKLRQNLFRMMREADLMSPAGGIIPALLSAQLTDVLRPHGREGLEVFPMTDDQISRALR
- a CDS encoding SRPBCC family protein codes for the protein MKISYGAVVPLPPDEAFAFVSDPEKWPTFFESMRSVEKGDDWGAVGGHARMTNVLLGRSIESELELTAWDPPREYRYTARQPGPGAALPKGVRAGTRGTQLSGTTEAALRRGLSGLIDRVWARALQGMFAKAMRRLPEAVRKTSGATGA
- a CDS encoding DUF1788 domain-containing protein, which produces MTGQLHTAPLAQREEHLLQVLSSDRFRKMQGLGNEVPFFICPFYPAESVAMEHVRHRLMNNLKRRGVTVLHVDLYDLVVDLLKQRGVWDRIIAVEPAQDKKDLLEMLQSLLDPQTKLAPEIKARIAAETHDMVFITGVGEVFPYIRSHTVLNNLQTVAKDTPLVMFFPGEYRQSVTLGSSLELFGRLHDDQYYRAFNIYDYAV